A stretch of the Streptomyces sp. NBC_01428 genome encodes the following:
- the rsmH gene encoding 16S rRNA (cytosine(1402)-N(4))-methyltransferase RsmH, with the protein MQGREALPTEDGSGRPEGQRHVPVMLRRCLDMLAPALTEPGAVVVDCTLGLGGHSEALLTRFPDVRLVALDRDKEALRLSGERLAPFGDRASLVHAVYDELPDVLDRLDIPRVQGVLFDLGVSSMQLDEADRGFAYAQDAPLDMRMDQTTGMSAAEVLNTYPPGELVRILRAYGEEKQAKRIVSAVVRERDKDPFTNSARLVELIRDALPQAAKRTGGNPAKRTFQALRIEVNGELSVLERAVPAAVKTLAVGGRIAVLSYHSLEDRLVKQVFAAGAANTAPPGLPVVPERYQPRLKLLTRGAELPTEEEVAENRRAAPARLRGAQRIREDAAE; encoded by the coding sequence ATGCAAGGGCGCGAAGCGCTTCCGACCGAGGACGGCAGCGGGCGACCGGAGGGACAGCGGCACGTCCCGGTCATGCTCCGGCGGTGCCTGGACATGCTCGCCCCGGCCCTCACCGAGCCCGGAGCCGTGGTCGTCGACTGCACGCTGGGCCTCGGCGGTCACAGCGAGGCACTCCTCACCCGGTTCCCCGACGTACGGCTCGTCGCCCTGGACCGCGACAAGGAGGCGCTGCGCCTCTCCGGGGAACGCCTCGCACCCTTCGGTGACCGGGCCTCCCTGGTGCACGCCGTCTACGACGAACTCCCCGACGTGCTGGACCGCCTGGACATCCCGCGCGTCCAGGGCGTCCTGTTCGACCTCGGCGTCTCCTCCATGCAGCTCGACGAGGCGGACCGCGGGTTCGCGTACGCGCAGGACGCGCCGCTCGACATGCGCATGGACCAGACGACCGGCATGAGCGCCGCCGAGGTCCTCAACACCTACCCGCCCGGCGAACTCGTGCGGATCCTGCGCGCGTACGGCGAGGAGAAGCAGGCCAAGCGGATCGTCTCCGCCGTCGTGCGCGAGCGCGACAAGGACCCCTTCACCAACAGTGCCCGCCTCGTCGAGCTGATCCGTGACGCGCTGCCCCAGGCGGCCAAGCGCACCGGCGGCAACCCGGCCAAGCGGACCTTCCAGGCGCTGCGCATCGAGGTCAACGGCGAACTGAGCGTCCTGGAGCGGGCCGTCCCCGCGGCGGTGAAGACGCTGGCCGTCGGCGGACGCATCGCCGTGCTGTCGTACCACTCGCTGGAGGACCGGCTCGTCAAGCAGGTGTTCGCGGCCGGCGCCGCCAACACCGCGCCGCCCGGACTGCCCGTCGTCCCCGAGCGGTACCAGCCCCGGCTCAAGCTCCTCACCCGCGGTGCCGAACTTCCCACCGAGGAAGAGGTCGCCGAGAACCGGCGAGCGGCACCCGCCCGGCTGCGGGGAGCGCAACGCATCCGTGAGGACGCCGCCGAGTGA
- a CDS encoding septum formation initiator family protein has protein sequence MSGKPELRGRAARLARLLPAGAGQAARTPFVLLVVLLLGGGLIGLLVLNSALSEGAFRLDDLQKDTKSLTDEEQALQRDVDAYSAPDALQRRARELGMVPGGDPAFLNPDGTILGVPGSAARQSAARTPVTPPPEVLAPVAAAPASPAAPPAPGQSSPGPLTTRAPAPSTQPSTIPGR, from the coding sequence GTGAGCGGAAAACCCGAACTCAGGGGGAGGGCCGCCCGGCTCGCACGGCTTCTGCCGGCCGGCGCCGGACAGGCCGCCCGCACCCCCTTCGTCCTGCTGGTCGTCCTGCTGCTCGGGGGCGGCCTCATCGGACTCCTGGTCCTGAACTCGGCGCTCAGCGAGGGCGCGTTCCGCCTCGACGACCTGCAGAAGGACACCAAGAGCCTGACCGACGAGGAGCAGGCACTGCAGCGCGACGTGGACGCCTACTCCGCTCCCGACGCCCTCCAGCGCCGCGCCCGCGAGCTCGGCATGGTCCCCGGCGGCGACCCGGCCTTCCTCAACCCCGACGGCACGATCCTGGGTGTCCCCGGATCCGCCGCCCGGCAGTCCGCCGCGCGGACGCCGGTGACCCCGCCGCCCGAGGTCCTCGCCCCGGTCGCGGCCGCACCGGCGAGCCCCGCGGCCCCGCCCGCCCCCGGGCAGTCCTCCCCGGGCCCGCTCACCACCCGGGCCCCCGCCCCGTCCACACAGCCCTCCACGATCCCCGGCAGGTGA
- a CDS encoding peptidoglycan D,D-transpeptidase FtsI family protein: protein MSDREPPRRRVPGPARPVPPGGRRRPGPGGRPVRRPASRRPAGPRVIRLGSPRPRLRMVSLALTLVMIAFVVRLLQVQAVDASTYAAKAEQNRYVGRTLAAVRGGITDRDGIELATSVDAYDITADPTMFTQAATKVTDAPEQAAALLGPIIGQDTDTVAKKLRAKNTRYTLLAHRRTPQVWQQIKDLKSTLATKAETDKGTVNVLAGVLAVPASKRVYPNGALAAGILGWVNADGKGGGGIEQQLNKELSGKDGKIRYAQSGGRQVPTVGSTETPAVAGSDVELTIDRDIQWAAQDAITEQVKKSRADRGYVIVQDTRTGQVLAMANSPGFDPNDLTQANAAAMGNAALQDAYEPGSTAKLMSMAAVLEENAATPTTHVVVPNRLHRGDRLFQDDIDHATWYLTLNGVLAKSSNIGTILATGQLGKTQKQANRVLYSYLRKFGIGSHTGLAFPGETAGILAPPDTWSTSQQYTIPFGQGVSINAMQAASVYSTIANGGVRIEPTLVRGAKGPDGRFTPAAEPKKTRVVSEKTAKTLAQMLESVVDDEQGTGIKARIPGYRVAGKTGTANRVDPATGKYHGYTSSFAGFAPADKPRITVYCAIQNATKGSYFGGQICGPVYKQVMEFALKTLQVPPTGAQAARLPVTYTP from the coding sequence GTGTCCGACAGGGAACCGCCCCGCCGCCGTGTGCCCGGCCCCGCCCGGCCCGTGCCCCCCGGCGGCCGGCGCCGACCGGGCCCCGGCGGCCGGCCCGTGCGCCGGCCGGCCTCGCGCCGCCCCGCAGGACCGCGCGTCATCCGGCTCGGCAGCCCGCGCCCCCGGCTGCGCATGGTGAGCCTCGCGCTGACGCTCGTGATGATCGCCTTCGTCGTACGGCTCCTCCAGGTCCAGGCCGTGGACGCGAGCACCTACGCGGCGAAGGCCGAACAGAACCGGTACGTCGGGCGCACGCTGGCCGCCGTACGCGGCGGGATCACCGACCGCGACGGCATCGAACTGGCCACGAGCGTCGACGCGTACGACATCACCGCGGACCCGACGATGTTCACGCAAGCGGCCACCAAGGTGACGGACGCCCCCGAGCAGGCCGCGGCGCTGCTCGGTCCGATCATCGGCCAGGACACCGACACCGTCGCGAAGAAGCTGCGTGCGAAGAACACCCGCTACACCCTCCTCGCGCACCGCCGCACCCCGCAGGTCTGGCAGCAGATCAAGGACCTGAAGAGCACGCTCGCGACCAAGGCGGAGACAGACAAGGGCACCGTCAACGTCCTCGCGGGCGTCCTCGCGGTGCCGGCCAGCAAGCGCGTGTACCCGAACGGCGCTCTCGCCGCCGGGATACTGGGCTGGGTCAACGCCGACGGCAAGGGCGGCGGCGGCATCGAGCAGCAGCTGAACAAGGAGCTCTCCGGCAAGGACGGCAAGATCCGCTACGCCCAGTCCGGCGGCCGTCAGGTACCGACCGTGGGCTCCACCGAGACGCCCGCCGTGGCCGGCTCCGACGTCGAGCTGACCATCGACCGCGACATCCAGTGGGCCGCGCAGGACGCCATCACCGAGCAGGTGAAGAAGTCCAGGGCGGACCGCGGCTACGTGATAGTGCAGGACACCCGCACCGGCCAGGTCCTCGCCATGGCCAACTCGCCCGGCTTCGACCCCAACGACCTCACCCAGGCCAACGCGGCGGCCATGGGCAACGCGGCCCTCCAGGACGCGTACGAACCCGGCTCCACCGCCAAGCTGATGTCGATGGCCGCCGTCCTGGAGGAGAACGCGGCGACGCCGACCACGCATGTCGTGGTGCCCAACCGGCTGCACCGCGGCGACCGGCTCTTCCAGGACGACATCGACCACGCCACCTGGTACCTGACGCTCAACGGCGTCCTCGCCAAGTCCAGCAACATCGGCACCATCCTGGCGACCGGTCAGCTCGGCAAGACGCAGAAGCAGGCCAACCGGGTCCTCTACTCGTACCTGCGCAAGTTCGGCATCGGCAGCCACACCGGGCTCGCCTTCCCCGGCGAGACGGCGGGCATCCTCGCGCCCCCGGACACCTGGTCGACCTCGCAGCAGTACACGATCCCCTTCGGCCAGGGCGTCTCCATCAACGCGATGCAGGCCGCGTCCGTCTACTCGACGATCGCCAACGGCGGCGTCCGGATCGAGCCGACGCTGGTGCGCGGGGCGAAGGGGCCCGACGGGCGCTTCACCCCCGCCGCCGAGCCCAAGAAGACGAGGGTCGTCAGCGAGAAGACGGCGAAGACCCTCGCCCAGATGCTGGAGTCCGTGGTGGACGACGAGCAGGGCACCGGCATCAAGGCGCGCATCCCCGGGTACCGGGTCGCGGGCAAGACGGGTACGGCCAACCGCGTGGATCCCGCCACCGGCAAGTACCACGGCTACACCTCGTCGTTCGCCGGGTTCGCCCCCGCGGACAAGCCCCGCATCACCGTGTACTGCGCGATCCAGAACGCCACCAAGGGCAGCTACTTCGGCGGTCAGATCTGCGGGCCCGTCTACAAGCAGGTCATGGAGTTCGCGCTGAAGACCCTCCAGGTCCCGCCCACCGGCGCCCAGGCCGCCCGGCTGCCCGTCACCTACACGCCGTGA